Proteins encoded together in one Desulfovibrio sp. UCD-KL4C window:
- a CDS encoding MMPL family transporter, whose product MSKIKQAIIAFAIKRSWITIIMLLMLTVFTGAFFPKVVIDTDPEHMLPANEPSRLFHNEAKAKFALSEIVVLGIMNEESPNGVFTPETLGRVYELTEFAKTLNWANPDNPSKKDGVIEVDMVAPSMVEHISQEGAGTISFDWLMPRPPRTQAQADVVREKIFANPMLAGHMASEDGKAICIYLPLTDKNQSYKVYTALQGKIKELGGGDEFYITGLPVAQDAIGIEMFTEMTLASPLAMGTIFLLLYFFFRKLSLTFLPMIIATLSVVITMGSMIGLGYKVHIMSSMIPVFLMSIAVVDSIHILSEFFDLYSPERGRKQTILETLNTLFMPMLYTSLTSAAGFLSLALTPIPPVQVFGVFVGLGIMVAWLLTIMFVPAYIMVLPARVFDNFGGAIHGHEKRTFLDLFLKKTGAFSYRYAKPLLGLVMILLVLSAWGISKIQINDNPVKWFAPSHPIRMADTALTKHFGGIYPAYLILEGEEMKVHYSESEKHKLAEKFMLFADTLAAKFPNAPRLAALFVSELDHMPDSTSEGKSFLERAAGLAGQKGEKASDEDFYLYDEFASFFNLEKEHQKPFKRPEMLKYIAKLQRKIEAAGLVGKSVAPTDLVSKINQELTDGKDASYRVPEKLQGVGECYMQYQQSHRPHDLWHYVTPDYTGACIVFQLSSGDNKVMEAVETFVNSYFESNPPPCAVSHNWAGLTYINVAWQSQMVEGMLRSFLGSFVIILMMTVFLFKSLKWGALCMVPLTMTIAIIYGFIGLIGKDYDMPVAVLGVLTLGMSVDFAIHFVERCRTLYSETGSWSETLPKLYGAPARAISRNVLVIAIGFLPMLISSLIPYRTTSILLSSIMMLSGVLTLVAMPAIITLAPEWFFAGDKVSISEEKVQATTVPAEVHR is encoded by the coding sequence ATGAGCAAAATAAAACAGGCTATAATTGCTTTTGCCATAAAACGAAGCTGGATAACAATCATCATGCTTCTGATGTTGACGGTTTTTACAGGGGCATTTTTTCCTAAAGTGGTTATTGATACAGACCCGGAACATATGCTTCCTGCTAATGAACCTTCCCGTCTTTTCCATAATGAGGCCAAGGCTAAGTTTGCTTTGTCTGAAATTGTAGTGCTCGGGATTATGAACGAAGAGTCTCCCAACGGTGTTTTTACCCCTGAGACACTGGGACGAGTCTACGAACTTACTGAGTTCGCAAAGACTTTGAACTGGGCTAATCCGGATAATCCGTCAAAAAAAGACGGTGTTATCGAAGTAGATATGGTTGCACCATCTATGGTTGAACATATTAGTCAGGAAGGGGCGGGGACAATTTCTTTTGACTGGCTCATGCCTCGGCCTCCTCGAACTCAGGCTCAGGCCGATGTTGTGCGTGAGAAGATTTTTGCAAATCCTATGCTTGCTGGTCACATGGCATCAGAAGATGGCAAGGCTATCTGCATCTATCTTCCGTTGACTGATAAGAATCAGAGTTACAAAGTTTACACTGCTCTTCAGGGAAAAATCAAAGAATTAGGAGGCGGGGACGAATTTTATATTACCGGATTACCTGTGGCTCAGGACGCTATCGGTATTGAAATGTTTACGGAAATGACCCTTGCATCTCCTCTTGCGATGGGAACCATTTTCTTATTGCTCTATTTCTTTTTCAGAAAGCTCTCGCTGACTTTTCTGCCTATGATAATTGCTACTTTGTCAGTAGTTATAACTATGGGGTCAATGATTGGCCTTGGATATAAGGTCCACATCATGAGCTCTATGATTCCGGTTTTTCTAATGTCCATTGCGGTGGTGGATTCAATACATATTCTATCGGAATTTTTTGATTTGTACTCGCCGGAGCGAGGTAGAAAACAAACTATTCTTGAGACATTGAATACTTTGTTTATGCCTATGCTTTACACTTCGCTAACTTCTGCTGCGGGATTTCTATCGCTCGCTCTCACCCCAATTCCTCCGGTTCAAGTTTTCGGTGTGTTTGTGGGATTGGGCATCATGGTCGCCTGGCTTTTAACCATTATGTTTGTTCCTGCATATATAATGGTCTTGCCTGCTCGGGTTTTTGATAACTTCGGTGGCGCTATACATGGGCACGAAAAAAGAACTTTTCTTGATCTTTTTTTGAAGAAAACAGGTGCGTTTTCATATCGCTACGCTAAGCCTCTGCTTGGCTTGGTTATGATTTTGTTGGTGTTATCTGCATGGGGAATCAGCAAGATTCAGATCAACGATAACCCTGTTAAATGGTTTGCTCCAAGTCACCCTATTCGTATGGCTGACACTGCACTGACCAAACATTTTGGTGGAATTTATCCTGCATATCTTATCCTTGAAGGTGAAGAAATGAAGGTTCATTATTCCGAATCTGAGAAGCATAAGCTGGCTGAGAAGTTCATGCTTTTTGCCGACACTCTTGCTGCGAAGTTTCCAAATGCTCCCCGATTGGCTGCATTGTTTGTAAGTGAATTGGACCACATGCCGGATTCAACTTCTGAAGGAAAATCTTTTCTTGAACGTGCGGCAGGTTTAGCTGGTCAAAAAGGTGAAAAGGCTAGTGATGAAGATTTTTATTTGTATGACGAGTTTGCTAGCTTTTTTAATCTTGAAAAAGAGCATCAAAAACCTTTCAAGCGACCTGAAATGCTAAAATATATTGCTAAGTTACAAAGGAAAATAGAAGCGGCAGGATTGGTTGGTAAAAGCGTTGCCCCTACTGATCTGGTCAGCAAGATTAATCAGGAGCTGACTGACGGTAAGGATGCCAGTTATCGTGTTCCTGAAAAGCTTCAGGGAGTAGGTGAGTGTTACATGCAGTATCAGCAGAGTCACCGCCCTCATGACCTCTGGCATTATGTAACCCCTGATTACACCGGAGCTTGTATTGTCTTCCAGCTCTCCAGTGGTGATAACAAGGTGATGGAAGCTGTGGAAACTTTTGTAAATAGTTATTTTGAAAGCAATCCTCCTCCTTGCGCTGTTTCACATAACTGGGCAGGTCTTACTTATATCAACGTCGCGTGGCAGAGCCAGATGGTGGAAGGCATGTTGCGTTCATTTCTTGGTAGCTTTGTCATTATATTGATGATGACTGTTTTCCTGTTCAAATCATTAAAATGGGGTGCGCTATGCATGGTCCCACTGACAATGACAATTGCAATTATTTATGGATTTATCGGGCTTATCGGCAAGGATTACGATATGCCTGTTGCCGTGCTCGGAGTTTTAACTTTAGGGATGTCCGTTGATTTTGCTATCCACTTTGTAGAGCGTTGCAGGACTCTTTATTCCGAAACAGGCTCTTGGAGTGAGACCTTGCCTAAACTCTACGGGGCTCCGGCAAGGGCCATCAGTCGCAACGTGCTGGTTATTGCAATCGGTTTTCTACCTATGCTTATCTCTTCTCTTATTCCTTACCGCACAACAAGTATCTTGCTGTCTTCCATCATGATGCTTTCCGGCGTTCTGACTCTGGTAGCTATGCCGGCAATTATTACTTTGGCTCCGGAATGGTTTTTTGCTGGAGATAAGGTGTCTATTTCTGAGGAAAAAGTACAGGCAACAACTGTTCCAGCAGAAGTTCATCGTTAA
- a CDS encoding Gfo/Idh/MocA family oxidoreductase: MNDLNIAVIGAGYLGKNLICNYDRVGALKAICDTDLDTLSKFKEQYPAVEMVLDHATVLSDQDINGIVIATPAETHFTLAKEALLAGKHVYVEKPLVLNEGETEELIKLAKDKKLILMVGHLLQFHPVFIKLSELANSGELGCINYIYSNRLNLRKIRREKNFLWSFAPHDISMILSLLGEEPEKVIATGGNFLHKNIADVTTTHLEFPSGAKAHIFVSWLHPYKEQKLVVVGDNKMAVFDDTLPWEDKLMLYPHKVEWENSNPIPSKAEAEKVVVLQDEPLFLECKHFLDCMESGETPRTDAEEGLRVLKVLNASQKSLNEKSREVLINTDSKANPAYVHETAVLDSNVKIGEGTKIWLFSHILGGTTIGKDCNLGQNVFVGSSVTIGNRCKIQNNVSVYKGVTLEDDVFCGPSMVFTNVFNPRAHVARMNELRETIVKKGATLGANCTIVCGNIIGKYALIGAGAVVTKNVPDFALMVGNPARRTGWMCKCGEILPNSLECIRCNSKYKEKDENTLTLCE, translated from the coding sequence ATGAATGATCTTAATATTGCAGTTATAGGCGCTGGGTACTTGGGTAAAAATCTGATCTGCAACTACGACCGCGTAGGGGCACTCAAAGCCATTTGCGACACAGACTTAGACACACTATCCAAATTTAAAGAACAATATCCTGCAGTAGAAATGGTTCTAGACCATGCAACTGTCTTAAGCGATCAAGATATTAACGGCATTGTAATTGCGACCCCAGCTGAAACACACTTCACGCTTGCCAAAGAAGCTTTGCTTGCGGGCAAACACGTTTACGTGGAAAAGCCCCTCGTTTTAAATGAAGGTGAAACTGAAGAACTGATTAAACTCGCGAAAGACAAAAAACTTATCCTGATGGTCGGCCACCTTCTTCAATTTCATCCAGTTTTTATCAAGCTGAGCGAACTAGCCAACTCCGGTGAGCTTGGATGTATAAACTATATTTATTCCAACCGATTGAACTTAAGAAAAATCAGGCGCGAAAAAAACTTTCTATGGTCTTTCGCTCCCCATGACATATCTATGATTCTATCCCTGCTCGGCGAAGAACCGGAAAAAGTCATCGCAACTGGCGGCAACTTTCTGCATAAAAATATCGCAGATGTAACCACAACTCACCTTGAATTTCCTTCTGGTGCAAAAGCTCACATCTTTGTTTCATGGCTTCATCCATATAAAGAACAAAAACTGGTTGTTGTTGGTGATAACAAAATGGCTGTTTTCGATGATACCCTTCCATGGGAAGACAAACTTATGCTTTACCCACACAAAGTAGAATGGGAAAATAGCAATCCTATTCCATCAAAAGCTGAAGCCGAAAAAGTTGTAGTTCTACAAGACGAACCACTATTTCTTGAGTGCAAACATTTTCTAGACTGCATGGAATCAGGAGAAACTCCCCGGACTGACGCAGAAGAGGGGTTGCGAGTTCTTAAGGTTCTCAATGCTAGTCAAAAATCGCTTAATGAAAAAAGCAGAGAAGTTCTTATTAATACTGATTCAAAAGCTAATCCTGCATATGTACACGAAACAGCAGTCCTAGACAGCAATGTAAAAATTGGAGAGGGCACAAAAATATGGCTATTTTCACATATTCTTGGAGGAACAACCATTGGAAAAGACTGTAACTTGGGGCAAAATGTTTTTGTTGGCTCATCCGTAACAATAGGGAATAGATGCAAGATTCAGAACAACGTATCGGTTTACAAAGGTGTAACCCTTGAGGATGACGTTTTCTGCGGTCCCTCTATGGTTTTTACAAATGTATTCAATCCTCGTGCCCATGTTGCTCGTATGAATGAACTACGTGAAACTATAGTAAAAAAAGGTGCAACTCTAGGGGCAAACTGCACAATTGTTTGCGGAAACATAATTGGGAAATATGCTCTTATTGGGGCAGGTGCAGTGGTTACCAAGAATGTGCCCGACTTTGCACTTATGGTTGGCAACCCAGCCCGCAGAACCGGATGGATGTGCAAATGTGGAGAGATTTTACCCAACTCTCTAGAATGTATTCGCTGTAATTCCAAATACAAAGAAAAAGACGAAAACACCTTAACTCTTTGCGAATAA
- a CDS encoding outer membrane lipoprotein-sorting protein, whose translation MKYIRLLAAAFMFAMLIGASPAKAEVSDVGAIVKRANHMALYQGETCKGKIHLQITDSQGRTRVRDLNILRKDADRDDGKQMYMSYFKAPADVRKMVFLVHKVTQPGKDDSRWLYMPSLDMVKRIAAGDKRTSFAGSDFLYEDISGRSLYEDVHELIGTKDGCYILKNTPKNPGDVEFSYYIAYVDKNSFIPMKTEYFKSSNTPYRTMEVVKVEKIIADKGGEMISYPTVTCSKVRNNETGSETVMTFSNITYNLSVEESVFGERYLRRPPRELMR comes from the coding sequence ATGAAATACATAAGATTACTGGCTGCGGCATTTATGTTTGCAATGTTAATAGGTGCTTCCCCGGCTAAGGCTGAAGTTTCTGATGTTGGGGCTATAGTAAAACGTGCAAACCATATGGCCCTATATCAGGGCGAAACATGTAAGGGGAAGATTCATTTACAGATAACAGACAGTCAAGGACGCACTAGGGTTAGAGACTTGAATATCCTGCGTAAGGATGCTGATAGAGATGACGGGAAACAGATGTACATGTCTTATTTTAAGGCTCCTGCGGATGTTCGTAAAATGGTCTTTTTGGTTCATAAAGTTACCCAGCCGGGAAAAGATGACTCGCGCTGGTTATATATGCCCAGCCTCGATATGGTGAAAAGAATTGCTGCTGGGGATAAGAGAACCAGTTTTGCCGGGTCTGATTTTCTTTACGAGGATATTTCAGGACGTAGCCTATATGAAGATGTACATGAATTGATCGGGACTAAAGATGGTTGTTACATACTGAAGAATACTCCAAAAAATCCTGGAGATGTGGAATTTTCTTACTATATTGCTTACGTAGATAAGAATTCATTTATTCCCATGAAAACGGAATATTTTAAAAGTTCAAATACCCCTTATCGTACAATGGAAGTGGTTAAGGTTGAAAAAATTATCGCTGACAAAGGCGGAGAGATGATTTCATATCCAACGGTGACATGCTCTAAGGTTAGAAATAATGAGACTGGAAGTGAAACCGTTATGACTTTTTCCAATATCACTTACAACCTTTCGGTCGAAGAAAGTGTTTTTGGTGAAAGATATCTGCGCAGACCTCCGAGAGAATTGATGCGATGA
- a CDS encoding AraC family transcriptional regulator codes for MNGSLFSTSNKNAWSMREASANSAVRVFDPISWLNLSFESEPIWREIELRPGLRVSAFEGTLSSDFSFSYQKKNIFLDFGFFLEGAIVNNLCETPIGPRRIENFAGYGGLGFFREMAGMAKPVTQGKVRSIHLHIVPELLHELLAEDIHAVHDDLRVLLENQGEHNFFLHHTMDPVVQVAANELFYGLAGGHCSRMYLEGKALELIGLQVMKLESKSGVNNTVLTPKEVEQLKAVQEYLKDKFDAPPSMAELSKTHMMSISKIQSGFQELFGVSVFGFLKEYKLRKARMYFESGEMNVSEVGWALGYTNLSHFSSAYKKRYGVLPKQFLNSVRERKVAGFNCRNFKI; via the coding sequence ATGAATGGAAGTCTTTTCTCCACTTCGAATAAGAATGCATGGAGCATGCGTGAAGCCTCTGCGAATAGTGCTGTCAGGGTATTTGACCCTATTTCATGGCTTAATTTAAGTTTTGAGTCAGAGCCTATATGGCGCGAGATAGAGCTCAGGCCAGGGCTTCGGGTAAGCGCATTTGAGGGTACTCTTTCTAGCGATTTTTCATTCAGTTACCAAAAAAAGAATATTTTTCTTGATTTCGGATTTTTCCTTGAAGGCGCAATTGTAAATAATCTCTGTGAAACTCCTATAGGCCCTCGTAGAATTGAAAACTTTGCGGGATATGGAGGACTGGGATTTTTTCGGGAAATGGCTGGTATGGCTAAGCCTGTGACACAAGGCAAGGTGAGAAGCATACATCTTCACATTGTTCCTGAACTACTTCACGAATTGTTGGCTGAAGATATTCATGCAGTGCATGATGATTTAAGGGTTTTGTTGGAAAATCAGGGTGAGCATAATTTCTTTTTGCACCACACCATGGACCCTGTAGTCCAGGTTGCAGCGAATGAATTGTTTTATGGACTCGCTGGCGGGCATTGCAGCAGAATGTATCTGGAAGGAAAAGCTCTTGAACTTATAGGGCTTCAGGTTATGAAACTGGAATCTAAGTCCGGTGTGAATAATACTGTTTTGACCCCGAAGGAAGTTGAGCAGCTTAAGGCTGTTCAGGAGTATCTTAAGGATAAGTTTGACGCACCGCCGAGTATGGCTGAATTGTCAAAAACTCACATGATGAGTATCAGCAAAATTCAGTCAGGTTTTCAGGAATTATTTGGAGTTTCCGTATTTGGTTTTTTAAAGGAATACAAACTTCGGAAAGCAAGAATGTATTTTGAAAGCGGCGAGATGAATGTAAGTGAAGTCGGATGGGCTCTTGGCTATACTAATCTAAGTCATTTTAGTTCTGCATATAAAAAAAGATATGGCGTACTTCCTAAGCAGTTTTTAAATTCAGTACGAGAAAGGAAAGTAGCTGGTTTTAATTGTAGAAATTTTAAAATTTGA
- a CDS encoding MarR family transcriptional regulator, whose amino-acid sequence MRIINKHLRIEAQPIPISEDVELPAGEVHCLQAIGLNEGANLKSIATVMGVSKSAVSQMVSKLEKKGLVRKDRALDNNKELLASLTGAGWEAFNIHQEFHERHMHNLLGRLDEFSDPQIASASAILAIVETVVDERVTEIFNRSK is encoded by the coding sequence ATGCGGATAATCAACAAGCATTTGCGCATTGAAGCACAGCCTATTCCCATAAGTGAAGACGTTGAGCTGCCAGCGGGTGAAGTTCATTGTTTGCAGGCGATAGGATTAAATGAGGGAGCTAACCTTAAATCAATTGCCACGGTCATGGGGGTCTCCAAAAGTGCTGTTTCCCAGATGGTGAGCAAGCTTGAAAAGAAAGGTCTTGTCCGTAAGGATCGCGCTTTGGATAACAACAAAGAACTTCTTGCTTCTCTAACCGGAGCCGGTTGGGAGGCTTTTAACATTCATCAGGAATTTCATGAGAGACACATGCACAATCTGCTGGGGCGGCTGGATGAATTTTCTGATCCGCAGATTGCTTCTGCGTCAGCCATTCTTGCTATTGTGGAGACTGTGGTTGATGAACGTGTGACTGAAATTTTTAACAGATCCAAGTAA
- a CDS encoding TonB-dependent receptor, protein MHKIIVLCRILNFLLIFVTFLGANAFAHNSTEAAHYLPLVTVKSQKRTEKVQEVPVSVVALDEIAIKDMDIKNTDDLSFHVPNLEFNDFGSRRHGFMFLRGVKSLPTGEPSIGYYVDGVSYSKPYMFNFPLFDVEQIEVLRGAQGTLYGRNTIGGVINVYTQQPGNEVRSSFGGELGNFHSKEFRASWSGPIVEDKLFLGVYGLGAFKDGYMENDISTDGDDGRHQDGKSGRVKLRYLPAEDLDMSFSFDIQNHDDGAYAMRRTERNAMVQAGKLSADKPYHYSHDYEGSQKNDCWGLSLNSEYKTKYGKLYSITGYRFFDSDEKLDSDFSPLDQMRKNYLQQDKDFSQEFRFTSLEDEEVVKWLAGAYFFLLESDTDITNLYGTSSSSPGEKLRFKTDKKNVGSALFGQGTYTFGKNFDLTMGLRYEYEYAGAGSSKFQTPAGSSEKLLVDRDASNSFSKLLPKVSLAWHVTKDRTLYGTVSRASRSGGFNDASAPADHQSYDEEDSWLYEVGLKSSLFDNRLNLNLSGFYTSIDDEQLSLFQADSMQSYTANAGSSHRLGVEVESKFMVMPGLNFSGSFTWMQAEFDKYSPSTGVDYKGNRVFGVPDYTYTLAADYRRNLAGEWGVFSRIDLLGIGSRFFDDGNTVKENPYELVNLKVGVEGKHLDVYLWSKNILDRQYVMMENTAAGVAEDGAPRTFGISIDYRF, encoded by the coding sequence ATGCATAAAATTATTGTTCTTTGTCGAATTTTGAATTTTTTATTAATTTTTGTCACCTTTTTGGGGGCAAACGCTTTTGCTCATAATTCTACAGAAGCAGCACATTATTTGCCTCTTGTGACGGTAAAATCCCAGAAAAGGACTGAAAAAGTTCAGGAAGTTCCTGTCAGCGTGGTAGCTTTGGATGAAATTGCTATCAAAGATATGGACATCAAGAATACAGATGATCTGTCTTTCCATGTGCCGAATCTTGAATTCAATGACTTTGGTAGTCGCAGGCATGGTTTTATGTTTTTGCGTGGTGTGAAGAGCCTTCCTACCGGGGAACCTTCGATTGGCTATTATGTTGACGGGGTAAGTTATTCCAAGCCGTATATGTTTAATTTTCCTCTGTTTGACGTTGAGCAGATCGAAGTTCTTAGGGGGGCGCAGGGAACTTTGTACGGGCGTAACACCATCGGCGGGGTAATAAATGTTTATACTCAGCAGCCCGGAAATGAAGTGAGGAGTTCTTTTGGAGGGGAACTGGGTAATTTTCATAGCAAGGAGTTTCGGGCCAGTTGGAGCGGGCCAATTGTTGAAGATAAACTTTTTCTAGGCGTATATGGATTGGGGGCTTTCAAAGACGGTTATATGGAAAATGATATATCCACAGACGGTGATGACGGCCGTCATCAGGATGGCAAATCCGGGCGTGTGAAATTGCGCTATCTGCCTGCCGAAGATTTGGATATGTCTTTTTCGTTTGATATCCAAAACCATGATGACGGTGCTTATGCCATGCGTAGGACTGAGCGTAATGCCATGGTGCAAGCCGGAAAATTGTCCGCAGACAAACCATACCATTACTCCCATGATTATGAGGGTAGTCAGAAGAACGATTGCTGGGGATTATCGCTTAATTCTGAATACAAGACTAAGTACGGGAAGCTATATTCCATTACTGGATATAGGTTTTTTGACAGTGATGAAAAACTGGATTCTGACTTCAGTCCTCTGGATCAAATGCGTAAAAACTATTTGCAGCAGGATAAGGATTTTTCGCAGGAATTCAGATTTACCTCTTTGGAGGACGAGGAGGTCGTTAAGTGGCTTGCCGGAGCATATTTTTTTCTTCTGGAGTCGGATACTGACATAACCAATCTTTATGGAACTTCCTCATCTTCTCCCGGGGAGAAACTTAGATTTAAAACAGACAAGAAGAATGTTGGCTCAGCTTTATTCGGCCAAGGTACTTATACTTTTGGTAAAAATTTTGATTTAACTATGGGACTGCGTTATGAATATGAATATGCAGGGGCGGGTTCCTCAAAGTTTCAGACTCCCGCAGGAAGTTCTGAAAAGTTGCTGGTGGATCGTGATGCTTCAAACAGTTTTTCCAAATTGTTGCCCAAAGTTTCCCTTGCATGGCATGTAACCAAGGACCGGACTCTTTACGGAACAGTCTCCCGTGCTTCCCGAAGTGGAGGCTTCAACGATGCCTCGGCTCCAGCTGATCACCAATCTTATGACGAGGAAGACAGTTGGCTTTATGAGGTCGGACTTAAATCAAGTCTTTTTGATAACCGCCTAAATTTAAATCTCAGTGGATTTTACACTTCAATTGATGATGAGCAGCTTTCCCTGTTTCAGGCGGATAGCATGCAGTCATATACCGCCAATGCCGGAAGCTCTCATCGATTGGGCGTAGAGGTAGAATCAAAATTTATGGTTATGCCGGGGCTTAATTTCAGTGGATCTTTTACTTGGATGCAAGCTGAGTTTGATAAATATTCTCCATCTACGGGAGTTGATTACAAGGGGAACCGTGTTTTCGGTGTTCCAGATTATACTTATACTCTTGCCGCCGATTACCGCCGGAATTTAGCCGGAGAGTGGGGGGTGTTCAGCCGTATTGATCTGTTGGGAATTGGTTCTCGTTTTTTTGATGATGGAAATACAGTTAAAGAAAATCCCTATGAGTTGGTGAATCTTAAAGTTGGGGTCGAAGGTAAACATCTTGATGTGTATCTCTGGTCTAAAAATATTTTGGACCGTCAATACGTAATGATGGAAAATACTGCAGCTGGGGTTGCCGAGGACGGTGCTCCAAGAACATTTGGTATATCCATTGACTACAGATTTTAA